The genomic region TAGGCAAAAAAGGAACCGCGAAGGCGTAATACAAAATCATCGGAATAAATATAGCGTTTAGCACGATAGGGAATGAGTATGCAAGTTTAGAACCTCTAAAATAGTAGGTTAGTATCGCTGCAACTAGTGTAATTAGGCTTCCACCAACTATATCAAGTATATGGGCTCCAGCAAAAATGTTTGCCAATAAACAACCTATAAAAACTCCTAGGATTGATTGAGGCATAATTATAGGCAGCACAGTAAGAGCTTCGGCGACTCTAAATTGTATCGGACCCATAGTAAACTGAGCAAAAGGAGCTGTTAGCACTATGTATAAAGCAGCTACCATGCCTCCTAACGCCAAACCTCTAGGTGAAAAAATATCTTTCATAGCTTAACCTCCAAAAATATATAATTGCATAAATTAACACCATTTAATTAAATGGTGTTAATTTTTTTGTGCTATGTTATTTTACCACATTTTGATGAACGTTACACCTAAAAAAACTTTAGGTGTTTGAAGAAAGTTCTACTACATCTTTATCTTGTAGTACATGATCATGATTAACCCATTGTCCATCAAACTTTGCAGAACCCCATACCCTAGCCTTTTCAAGGTTTGCAGCTATGTCTTTGTGAATTTGTTCTGCAAGGTCTAAGATAGTGCTTCCTTTAGGCAGTGTAAAAGGCTTTGAAAAGTCAGGATCTTTTCCTGGAGCTTTGGTATAAATTCTATTGACTTCTAGTTTTTGAAATAAAACTTCCGTCAAGTTATCCAATCCTAGAGAGTCTTTAACTGAAATCTTGTAAAAATCAGGAAAGTCATCTACAAGGTCTTGAGCAACTTCAAAGTTTTCCATAGCTTCTGGGCTATCAAACTTGTTTCCTACCCAAAGCACTTTATAGGGAAGAAGCCCTTGAACTCCAGGTGTATTACTGTGGTTTATTATTCTTTTTTCCTCAATTAGCTTTTGAATTTTGGGTATATGCTCAATGCAATCTCCGTCTGTAAAATCAACCATAATAATTAAAAGATGGGCATTTTTAATACCGCTGGCAAACTCTCCGGATATCCCTTGAGGATCGATGGGAGGAGTGTCCACTAGCTGGATAAATACGTCATGATAAGGGAGCATTCCAACTACTGGGGTAAATGTAGAAAAAGGATAAGGTTGCTCTTCTGTTTTAGCAGCGGTAAGCTTTCCCACAAAAGCCGATTTTCCACAGTTTGGGAATCCAAGCAAAAAAACCTGGCCTGCTCCTTGTTTTTCGATAACAAAAGGACTGACTGTTTTCTTGCTACCACCTTTATCCTCACTTTTTTTCAGCTTAGATAGTTTTTTACGTAGTTCTCCCTGAATTTTTTCGGTACCTTTATGCTTAGGAATAACAGCAAGCATCTCTTCTAAATGGGCTATTTTCTCCTCTGTTGTGGTGGCCTTTTTGTAAGCCTCTTCAGCGGCATAATATTGTGGTGTTAGATTCGCGGCCATTTTTAATAACACCTCCGTCAATCAGGTTTGTTTAATTAAGTTATATTCAACATTACGTGAATTTTTTCCTCCTATTTTTGTCATCTTTACTTAGACGTGGATATAAACATAAGTGGGGGGATAAATAATGATTAATAAAGTAGAAAGACT from Proteinivorax hydrogeniformans harbors:
- a CDS encoding QueT transporter family protein, coding for MKDIFSPRGLALGGMVAALYIVLTAPFAQFTMGPIQFRVAEALTVLPIIMPQSILGVFIGCLLANIFAGAHILDIVGGSLITLVAAILTYYFRGSKLAYSFPIVLNAIFIPMILYYAFAVPFLPTVLSIFISQAIIILGLGVPLIAVLKRRIKNWQ
- a CDS encoding TGS domain-containing protein; this translates as MAANLTPQYYAAEEAYKKATTTEEKIAHLEEMLAVIPKHKGTEKIQGELRKKLSKLKKSEDKGGSKKTVSPFVIEKQGAGQVFLLGFPNCGKSAFVGKLTAAKTEEQPYPFSTFTPVVGMLPYHDVFIQLVDTPPIDPQGISGEFASGIKNAHLLIIMVDFTDGDCIEHIPKIQKLIEEKRIINHSNTPGVQGLLPYKVLWVGNKFDSPEAMENFEVAQDLVDDFPDFYKISVKDSLGLDNLTEVLFQKLEVNRIYTKAPGKDPDFSKPFTLPKGSTILDLAEQIHKDIAANLEKARVWGSAKFDGQWVNHDHVLQDKDVVELSSNT